A window of Candidatus Bathyarchaeota archaeon genomic DNA:
ATGAGGATGGGCGGTAGGCCTACTCTCAGGCATGGCACAGGCAAAGTTGGACCGGTGATAACCGATAATGGAAACATGATATTGGATGTTGATTTCGGACCCATAGACGATCCCTCTACACTTGAAAGAAAGATCAGAATGATTCCAGGCGTAGTTGAGGTTGGCCTCTTCATAGGGATCGCTGACCTCGTCTATGTCGGGAGGGCCAACGGAACGGTAGATGTTCTGAGGCGGGAGTAAACGTGTGAAGTGCCGGGGGCGGGAGTTCCGGCTAATGCAGTCGAACCCGCGGCCTCTGGATCTCTCCAGAGTGACTCAGAAGATTTATGAGTCCAGCGCTTAAACCTGCCCTTGAAGGGCATCTGACCACAGCTGAGCCACCCCGGCATCAGTCAATACTATCGAAGAAGCCTAAAAAACTTTGATATTCAGGTTGTCAAAAAAGATATAATGTGCAACGTTGACCAAGAATATGTAGAGGCCCCGGTAGCTCAGCCTGGCCAGAGCGACGGATGTACAAGAACAGTCGAACCTTGTATGCGTTCCAGGCTAGCCGTAGGTCACGGGTTCGAAACCCGTCCGGGGCTCCACACATTCAATCGAAGAAACAATGTAGGTTATCTGGTTCTATTGAAAGGAAATAGCCAGAATCTGTGGGCGGACATTCACATCCCTATTCCTTGGCAATCATGACCTCTGTAGCTTTTATCACTGCTTCAACTTTTTCACCCGGTTTTATCTGAAGCTCATCAACCGCCTCCTTCGTGATAACTGCGGTTATGGTTGTTGGAGTTGTGATCCTGACCTTTACTTTCGAGGTAACAGGCCCCACTTGAACATCCTCCACAATCCCTTTTAGACGGTTTCTTGCGCTTATCTTCAGTCCTATAACCTCCCAATACTCCTTATCGTTCAAAACCCTTCCAATATACCTCTCAACCCTATCATAATTTCTTATCAGGGTCAGAGCACTCTCAGTCAACTCTGCGCCGCCGCCCATTCTTCCTCCTACCCTCGTCTGCAGGAAGGGTTCACCGAAAGCCTTCTCCATCTCTGAAATCATATCCCAAGCATGTTTATAGGATATGCCGATCTTCTTGGCTGCCTCCGTTATTGAGCCATATTTCATTATAGCTTTCAGGAGTGTCACTCCACCTTTACCTATGACATATCCAGCTTCTGACCCTAGCCAGAGTTTGAATGTTGGATTGAGGGGCTTAGTTTTCTTTTTCAAAGTTGATTAAAATTTGCCGTTATATTTATATATGTATTTCGGACCACCGTTATATTCTAATATATATAACGAGTGCATTATAATCAGAGAGTTACAGAGAATGAAGATGGAGATAAAACTCGCAACTGCAACCGTTCTAGTACTCGCAACGATAACATTCTCAGTAGTAGGTTCAGAGCCTAGAAGGGAGCAGATAATTGTCTCCACAACAACCAGCCTATTTGAGACAGGGCTCCTGGACGAGATCAAGGAAGAGTTTGAGAAGAAACATCCATCGATCAATGTAGCCTTCATATCGAAAGGAACAGGATTAGCGATAATGTCAGCAGTGAGAGGCGACTCCGATATGATCTTGGTCCATGACCCTGAACGTGAGTTGAAGTTTATGCAGGAGGGGTATGGGGTGAACCGCAAGATCATAGCCTACAATTTCTTTGTTATAGTGGGGCCGAGTGGTGATCCTGCGAAGGCCAGAGGAATCAGGCCCGTCGAGGCTTTGAAAAAGATTCTGCAGGCTGGAGAGATTGGAAAAGCCATATGGATCTCCAGGGGAGACGACTCTGGAACACATGTCAAGGAGAAACGTCTTTGGAGATCTGCGGGGGTTGACCCTGAAAGTTTGAGGTGGGCATCTTGGTATGTTGAGGCTGGGTCAGGTATGTGTGAGACCCTGAAGATGGCTGATGAAAAAGAGGCCTACACATTGACGGATGTTGGGAGTTACCTGAACAATTACTTGAGTAAGAATATCAGGCTGGAGATTCTTGTGGATTCTGGGTTTGAGACGATAAATATCTACAGCGCCATAATCAGCAATCCTCGAAGGGGTATGATATCAAGTTCAAAGTTCAATGCATGTATGGAGTTTATTCGATTCCTTACATCTGACGATGGCCAAAAGATTATCGGAGAATTCGGTGAGGAGAGATTTGGGAGACCTATCTTCAACCCTTACATGAAACTTCGGTGTGATGGCAGAGATGATCAAATACTGGAGTGGATAGTTGAAGCTGCATATTTCGACGGATATGAATGCCCACCAGAATACAGGTACATGGAAGATGACCTATACCGGACACGAGATTGAAGCCCTAAACATCATGTTCAGACCACACATGATCCAAAAAATGATTGGAAGCGGATAAAATGTTTCAGACAATTATTGAAAGCTTGTTTCGAGCCCTACAACTTATCTTGGAAGGAGACCCAGAGGTTATCTCAGTAACTTTAAGATCGATACATATTTCAGGCCTCGCAACCATGCTAAGTTGCCTCTGGGGTCTGCCAGCATCTATTCTCATAGGTCTGAAATCTTTTCCTGGGAAGAAGATCCTGAGAGGATTCTTCAACGCCATGATTGGAGTACCGACAGTCGCCCTTGGCCTTATCCTTTATCTTCTGTTTTCCAAGACTGGCCCCCTCGGAGTCTTCCAGCTTCTGTATACACCTTTAGGCGTGTCTATAGGACAGGCGATCCTGATCACACCAATATTGGTAAGTTTCGCAAGTAACGCCTTGGAGTCGGTTGACGTTGACTTGAGAGATCTAGCTAAGACATTGGGTGCTTCAGAGGCGCAGACAAATATCGCGATTATGAAGGAAGCTATTTGGGGCGTCGTCTTAGCGGTAACGGCGTCATTCAACAGGGCCTTCGCCGAGCTGGGAATAGCGATGATGATAGGGGGGAACATCAGGAATATGACCAGAGTTCTGACAACAAGCATAGCTTTGGAGACTGCGAGGGGCGACATCGCCTTCAGCATAGCCTTAGCAATAATTTTGATGGCAGTAGTCTTCACCATAACCTTACTTTTGAACATTCTGAGGAAGGGGTGAATTCTTGCCGAGTAAAATCAGGGTTTTGGATGTCACCAAGAGATATGGCAGTATTGAAGCCCTGAAATCGGCATCATTCGATGTTGAAGGTGGTGATACCGTCTCCCTGGTAGGTGTGAACGGCTCAGGTAAGACATCTATGCTCAGAATTCTAGCAGGGTTGGATGAGCCTAGTGAAGGAGACATTATACTGGGCAATATGAAGATGAGACCCAAAGACCTGAGGAGATTATCGACAATGGTATTCCAGAAGAATGTTATGTTCAACACAAGCGTCTATGAGAATGTAGCTTTCGGCTTGAAGGTAAGGGGCCTCAGTGATGATGAGATTGAGGTTAGGGTGAGTGAGGCTCTCGACTCAGTAGGCCTGAAAGGTTTCCAGAAGAGGAAGGCTAGAAGACTCTCTTATGGTGAGCAGCAGAGGGTATCCTTGGCTAGGGCTTTCGCTATCAGGCCTGAGATTCTCCTCCTCGATGAACCTACATCGAATCTCGACCCTTCAAACGCAATGATAATTGAGGATGCCATCAGGAGCATTTGGAGGAGAGGCATATGCACAGTGATTCTGGCTACCCACAATCTCCATCAGGCCAGGAGGCTCTCAGACAGAATAATCCATATACACTCAGGC
This region includes:
- a CDS encoding molybdenum-dependent transcriptional regulator, which codes for MKKKTKPLNPTFKLWLGSEAGYVIGKGGVTLLKAIMKYGSITEAAKKIGISYKHAWDMISEMEKAFGEPFLQTRVGGRMGGGAELTESALTLIRNYDRVERYIGRVLNDKEYWEVIGLKISARNRLKGIVEDVQVGPVTSKVKVRITTPTTITAVITKEAVDELQIKPGEKVEAVIKATEVMIAKE
- a CDS encoding substrate-binding domain-containing protein, with the translated sequence MKMEIKLATATVLVLATITFSVVGSEPRREQIIVSTTTSLFETGLLDEIKEEFEKKHPSINVAFISKGTGLAIMSAVRGDSDMILVHDPERELKFMQEGYGVNRKIIAYNFFVIVGPSGDPAKARGIRPVEALKKILQAGEIGKAIWISRGDDSGTHVKEKRLWRSAGVDPESLRWASWYVEAGSGMCETLKMADEKEAYTLTDVGSYLNNYLSKNIRLEILVDSGFETINIYSAIISNPRRGMISSSKFNACMEFIRFLTSDDGQKIIGEFGEERFGRPIFNPYMKLRCDGRDDQILEWIVEAAYFDGYECPPEYRYMEDDLYRTRD
- a CDS encoding ABC transporter permease, which codes for MFQTIIESLFRALQLILEGDPEVISVTLRSIHISGLATMLSCLWGLPASILIGLKSFPGKKILRGFFNAMIGVPTVALGLILYLLFSKTGPLGVFQLLYTPLGVSIGQAILITPILVSFASNALESVDVDLRDLAKTLGASEAQTNIAIMKEAIWGVVLAVTASFNRAFAELGIAMMIGGNIRNMTRVLTTSIALETARGDIAFSIALAIILMAVVFTITLLLNILRKG
- a CDS encoding phosphate ABC transporter ATP-binding protein, with protein sequence MPSKIRVLDVTKRYGSIEALKSASFDVEGGDTVSLVGVNGSGKTSMLRILAGLDEPSEGDIILGNMKMRPKDLRRLSTMVFQKNVMFNTSVYENVAFGLKVRGLSDDEIEVRVSEALDSVGLKGFQKRKARRLSYGEQQRVSLARAFAIRPEILLLDEPTSNLDPSNAMIIEDAIRSIWRRGICTVILATHNLHQARRLSDRIIHIHSGRVLEYATPEEFFNNPRNEVTRRFVNGELQF